In a single window of the Deinococcota bacterium genome:
- a CDS encoding DUF1059 domain-containing protein — MTKVLYCKDIGFDCGFVAKAESEEALLEQAAKHAEEVHGLSDLPPEVVAQVRAAIREE, encoded by the coding sequence ATGACCAAGGTTCTCTACTGCAAGGACATCGGCTTCGACTGCGGTTTCGTGGCGAAAGCCGAGAGCGAGGAGGCGCTGCTCGAGCAGGCCGCCAAGCACGCCGAAGAGGTCCACGGCCTGAGCGACCTGCCGCCGGAAGTCGTCGCGCAGGTGCGCGCGGCCATCCGCGAGGAGTAG
- a CDS encoding cadherin-like domain-containing protein, translating into MTNLGRPVTINVLANDEDPDGDPLTVTVVSNPANGSAAINEGATVTYTPNEGFVGTDAFTYEIADGRGGAATATVTVQVSAFNEVHYLPGMRTLVYHQGRFYHV; encoded by the coding sequence GTGACGAATCTGGGGAGGCCCGTCACCATCAACGTCCTCGCCAACGACGAAGACCCCGACGGCGACCCCCTCACCGTCACGGTGGTGAGCAACCCCGCTAACGGCAGTGCCGCCATCAACGAAGGTGCCACCGTCACCTATACCCCGAACGAGGGCTTCGTCGGCACGGACGCTTTCACCTACGAGATAGCGGACGGGCGCGGCGGCGCGGCGACGGCGACGGTCACGGTGCAGGTCTCGGCCTTCAACGAAGTGCACTACCTCCCCGGCATGCGCACCCTGGTCTACCACCAGGGCCGCTTCTACCACGTC
- a CDS encoding PKD domain-containing protein, giving the protein MNARSLKLWLHLFALLSVTACGGNAGAPNQPPTASFTATPSEGAAPLEVLFDASASADPDGSITAYAWDFRDGNAGAGRTTRHTFTAPGNYEVKLTVTDDGGKTGETTRTVAVTASNGNDGDNRAPLARDDLAVTNWR; this is encoded by the coding sequence ATGAACGCACGCAGCCTTAAGCTCTGGCTGCACCTCTTCGCGCTGCTGTCTGTGACGGCCTGCGGCGGCAACGCGGGAGCGCCTAACCAGCCGCCCACGGCGTCCTTTACCGCCACGCCGTCCGAGGGTGCAGCACCACTGGAGGTCCTCTTCGATGCCTCGGCCTCCGCCGACCCCGACGGGAGCATCACCGCCTACGCCTGGGATTTCCGTGATGGCAACGCGGGCGCGGGCCGGACGACCCGCCACACCTTCACGGCGCCGGGCAACTACGAGGTGAAACTGACGGTGACCGACGATGGCGGCAAGACGGGCGAGACGACACGGACGGTGGCGGTGACGGCTTCGAACGGCAACGACGGCGACAACCGCGCGCCGCTTGCCCGTGACGACTTGGCGGTGACGAATTGGCGGTGA
- a CDS encoding DsrE family protein — protein sequence MAKILVHLTHGPEHPTRAALGFLVAKSALEEGHAVTLFLAGDAVQLVRDAVLENLAGLGTGKLREHFDAVVAGGAKLYLSGMSCKSRGVSEADLKDKPLELATPNILVRLALEHDRMFT from the coding sequence GTGGCAAAGATCCTCGTCCACCTCACCCACGGCCCGGAGCACCCGACCCGGGCCGCGCTGGGCTTTTTGGTCGCTAAGAGCGCGCTCGAGGAGGGCCACGCCGTCACCCTCTTTCTGGCCGGCGACGCGGTGCAACTCGTTCGCGACGCGGTGCTCGAAAACCTCGCCGGCCTCGGCACCGGTAAGCTGCGCGAACACTTTGACGCTGTGGTCGCCGGGGGCGCCAAGCTCTACCTCTCCGGCATGTCCTGCAAGAGCCGGGGCGTCAGTGAAGCCGATTTGAAGGATAAGCCGCTCGAGCTGGCGACGCCGAACATCCTCGTCAGGCTCGCCCTGGAGCACGACCGAATGTTCACGTGA